The Solenopsis invicta isolate M01_SB chromosome 3, UNIL_Sinv_3.0, whole genome shotgun sequence region TTTTCTGTGGACCTCTTGCGGCATGCGATAGCACGAATTGCAGTTAGATGATCGCACGTTAAGTTTTCCACgctgaataattataaatgatcGAGTAGTTTGCCCGTTTTGCTTCAgccattaaaaagaaattaaattaaaaaaaagaaaaaataataagctGTCTGAATTTCaccaaaatttcaaattgagcGTCACtaagttaaaatttcaattatcgacaaaatcttttttttttttttttttttttttgagacgAGACCTCCGATTTATCAAGATGACTCTGGTACAGTCGGCGAATACCTTCTTAAGAAGGAGATCGATCAATATCGCTCGAAAGACGACAACTCGACTTTAGACGACTTTTCTGTGCTCTCTTCAACGTCGCGGAGTCGCCTTGTCGCTCACGACGTTTGTCTGCTTGCGATTGCACTTTATTTGGGTCGATGCCTTTGAGAGAGGAACGAAAGGAGCAGAGCCGTGGAGCTGGACGCAAAGTCACACTATTACAAAAACAGGATACGAAGCTTCCCTCCGCTTTATCTCATGCAATTCTCCCCCGAGCGCTTCTCATGCAGTCACGTTCCTCTCCGTTTTGCCGTTCCTAAGGCTCAGACAACGCTTTACTCTTGAGTGGACAAGTGTATATTACATTTCTCTTGTTACGAAACAACATGCATTAATCATAAGGGTCATTTACTACATCGCATACATAATTGTCATCCTTGTCATCTCAAATTGTCATCTTTGAGttgtctacaaaaaaaaaaaagaatttagatGAGAATTGAATACATTGAATGAAGATTAAAATGGTAATTTCATTCCTTTACAATTAAAGTAAAccaaattgcatttaaaattgcAAGTTAAGTCAAAAGtgaatttaaaagttattaaatacaaaattttgataattccaaacatttatactaaaaaaatttgatttgatttgtcattttgtaatttatgtcATTGATTGCTGTTGCAATAAATGAGCGATATGCactttaactttaataaatgtattttctaCAGATGCTTTTCAGACATTGCTTGAAaaagtcattaaaaaataaattctctaataaataataaatttttaataaaaaaaaattatatatagacaGAATGtgataaagtataataatatctattaaattctgataaaaaaattataatctccattaaaacttttattgaaaaattgaaatcggTTAAATAATACGagtataattatgttattcctTTTTAATGAGATGTTATCATGTTCCTATCGATTTTCGCAAGTCTAATTATTAAACATCTAGGATCTAGATGATTAAGGGTATCGTATCAGTGACACAGGCACGTAtctgaaaaattaaactttGTTAGCTTTTACCTCATGAAGCTTATCGTAGCATCATAATCCCTTATTTTTCAATATCGAGTAACTTCGTAATTATCTTTTGATATAAACTTgcacttttaaaaataagagattACAAATTAGATCGAAATAATGACTTTATCGCATTTCTCCTTCCTTTTTTCAAATATCTGCCCGATATTGCGTAGGAGTACactaaatatcgaagaaaatattttgtaaaaaagttatcTCCGAAAATATTCTGTTTACTTGCAGAAAATGTAAATGACATTCATATAATCGGCGCATTTCGAGAAAATCGTTTCCCCGGCGAAAAATAAAGACACAATTTTCTCGAAATATGTCGCTTATAGCATTCTCTTGTACCAATTTTACACTCGTGCAGCACGAAAATGTTTTCAACTGGAGATGTTGTTCATGGAGTATAAATTGTTACGCGAGAAACTTGTACATTACAAATACTTTCAAGGTTCATAGCGTGACAGGAGCGATAGAAAGGAATGATTAATGACGCGTTGCGGTTAGCAGCGATAATGACAAAATTCACAGTAGACAGAACGTGTGTTCCAAATGATCGAATGTCGTTTGCAATTTGAAATAATGAGTTTGTGCAAAAATATCTCGGGGATTACAGctgaaataaatttctctcATAATTCCTATCAATCTCAACGTTACAACGCAAACATTGTGACAAAATTTTCATAGcacaaaataaaacataacGCGATGCTATAATTGCGCAATTGTCCTTTTTCCTaaagtaaatatgtatttttcgaTAAGTTCAATGAGTTGCGTTATTCTAAAAGTTCTGTGAAAACTTGTCTAACGCATGTTTATATctgatattaaaatttcgatTATTAAatctgcaaaattaataaatgattgattcatgatacttaaaatatttttgaaataagctGAGATAATATCGCATTATTTACAACGCGCAGTTAaagttatcattttattatcttcagttatcattattaatgcTGCACGAATTCCTTTGCGTTGCTTCGCAAAAAATTTGACGAACTGATTATGGGGCGGCGAAACATTCTACCAAGTTAAAGTGGAAAACGACGACTCTGAAACACCTTGCACCACGCCCCGTAATCTCGCGCCATCGTTTTTCGGTCGATCTGGAAATTTCTTGCATCACTGCCAAATGCCCGTGACGTCTCCACATTAATGCGAAATCCGTGTTATCTGTGAAGCAACCGGCCGAACCTTTCCCCACGAAACGTATGCATCGTtgtctttttatcattttctcgcTGGACCTAATGTGTTTCCCGGTTTCAGTTTTCAATCAACTTTTCACGCGTCATAATTAAAGTTCATCGTGCAATGCAGATTGACttcagaaaagaaaaatttttgtatacagaagtatagaatataataaacagatgtaaaaaaaattataaataatcgcaatagaatataattttcattgtaaaaaaaaaattatttttttaaatgaatcaaAAAGATTATGTAGATAAAATTTAGTTTCAAAACACGACACACCTGCCAGAAAATTACGCGAGTAATTTATTGAAATCGTCGATATTTTACCTGAagccaaaaatttaatttattgggAACAAAGAGAAGacatatgtacaataaaattttctcgcgAATTTTGTACAGAAAATCACGCGCAATGCATGCGTTGGCAACACGTCCAAAGAATGTGACAATTGCGAGAATAATGCAGAAAGACAATGAGAGGATGCGTCGAAAGAGAATATAAACGCTCATTcgcgaagaaacttttcttccCGAGCAAATTACGTGGCATCGCGATGAAGTGGTGCTTATATTTCTAAAGGTATTTTACTTCGGAAACCATTCTAGACTTTTGCCACTTACGAAGCCGTACTCGGAATTTCGCATTTACACGATATTTCATGAACTTGCTGCATACAATCCTTCCAATAAAACAGAGATTAAAGATGTCTATGTAAGATGTCTCAGAATCATCGACGTTTTCTCATTACGGACAAAATTCATTATAAACtcattaaaaataccattaattctttttacgattatttgataattaacattgaattctaaaaattaaaatttaagctttgtcatattattcatatatgaaaaccaattattgcaatttatattcgtttaaaattaataagagagAGTTAAAACATTGTCctttttctgaaaattaaatttggtgGCACGAGACGTGAATTACTATTTGAATATGCAATTAAACCTTTTTAATTCCAATAATTCCGTATTACGCGAAAATAGGATACTGATATTGGTTTTAATTCCATTTTACATAGTGTGCATTTAATGAGGTGTAAAGAGAGCATTGATAAATACCAAAAACCGAAGGCGGTAATGTCAACTGGTCATTCCAATACGGTCGGATAAATTATCTTTCCCAATGGAATCCGGTCTCTGTTGAGATTGCGTCTCTGTTTTCGCGTCACATGAATTAACTTTTTGCCAGAGTGCAGTGAATTTTATCTCTACATTTCATTTATTATCGTGCTATTTTTAAAAAGCATGCATCAATCGTTAGAACACATTATTGAGTagtcataattatatttaattaatttaaatataaatataatactttttcatacaaaatcaaagcataaattttctaatattacaataatttgagCATATccgtattttcaataaaatttgagaGTTTCAATGATAATGATATCTTGAACACATTTGGAGTTTTTAATACGTATTTGATATACTCAGATACACTAATGAATATATTctgaataaaatacaaaatttctaatgtatttataatgttCGATACTATGTTTAGTCCAcgtgttaaaaataaatctctcgaaataaaaaaaatgcagtgtaaaaaattacattgcacttccctttttataattttctttttatttgttaattacttGACATTAACATAATCGGGTTATAAGTTCCCAACTTACAATGTTCATTTACACGTACCATTTGATTCTCCCTTTTCACGCACTTTCGAAAGATACGAACTTCTCAGTAAATACGATTGCCAATTTGTTTAATGACGCGCGTAATTCGAGCAAGCTTCTTCGCGGAGAAGtaattttgtgataattttAGCAATTGTGTAATTTCTCACTTGAAAATTGAGAGACATTTCTAAATAGTATAGCATAATTTTGGAAGAGTTGTCAGCATGACACTTGTACGTAATAAAATGAGATGCAAAATCggcgaaagaaaatttatattttgagaattctacgatgttaaaaaaatatcaaaaattttacgaTATTCAAGTTTGGAAAATCTAACATGCGATGTTCTAAATTACAAATACAGATATCGACCATACCTCGTATAACGCAGTTTCTTCTTGCCACTTTGCGAGCGAATACGAGCGAAACCCACAATAGTTTCAGTTCGTATTGTTTATGCGCCTAGGGACAAAGAACGGGAGTGGAAATGGGAGTACGTAATATGCTCTGAATAAGCTCCGATTAAGCTCGCCGTACTTCGTCGTTCACACACGCGTTACACACACCTTGACGAAGTTGTGGATGCCACTGACACCATTTGACCACAACCAAAACTTGctgtcctctctctctctctctctttctcgtgcaATGAAAACTATCACTAACAAGGTTTGTTCCCAAAACACGGCAATTCCTGCGATTGCATAATATGAGTGGTCagcataatttaaaattataagattatagCACGTAAGAAATTGAGCTGCGAGTTCTTTCAAAACGATACAATTTGCGATTCAAAGATTGAAAAGCTCATTTTCGAAGTTAGATCTGAATTTTGTAACAAGTCTATTTTATTGTAactaagatttaaaaaaaaaaagggatttTGGTACTAGAAATTCGAGAtactttgaaaataatcttcttAATATAGGATATGATAAGTCTTTCAAAAGGAGAATAGTTCGTTGCCATAAAACATTCAGCTCTAAACTAGACAAGGTACGCCAAACTTTCTACCCCTAATACCAGCAAACTCTTCGACTAATTCAAATTTACAGTCTCGAGGCGTGTAGCGTTCCTGTAGCAACGCAACGCTTCATTCATactcatcaaaataaataaataaaataaactacgaGTTAAAATAGACCTAAAAATATTTCACAGGCGCTCGCGCACTTCCCTGAGGATTCTGCCAGCTCCCGtcctgtatatatttataatacccTGTAAAGAATCACTTCGCGATTTAGTTCCGTCGCGTGGACAATGATAGTTCATTGAATTTTTCTTGTCTTTAGCTCTATCGAATGATGGTCCGTCGGGCGGTGGACAGCCTGTTGTGAACGGAGTTTAGTCGTACGACCGAGCTCTCAGGTACATGGAAGCTGACGCCATTCTCGTGGCGATTGTGGTCGCCGCTGGGACACGCCATCGCCAGAGTACCGCCATCGTTCCTCGAGTGCTCGCAGTGCAATAGTTCGTGCATACCCTTGCGAAAGTTGCGCGAGAGGAAGGCGTACAGCAACGGATCCAGACAAGAGGTCGTATACGAGATGAGGAAGGTCGACACGGTCAGCAGAGTGCTGAAGTCCGATGTGTTATCATAATTCGGGCCCCAATGTCGCCAGAGAATACGCGCCTGTTGAGGCAGGTTGCACACGGCAAACATCATCACCACCGCGATCAACATTCTGGAAAACAGCGGCAAAACTTTGGTAGCTAGCCACGAGCGCCTGAGCTTCTGAGAGATTATAGCGACGGAAATACGATCATTAGCGATCGTGATCGCATATTgcgattttgtttcaaaaatttttttttgaaacaatttatttcaaaaccaagtatttaatattaaaaaaaacgcaattaattaaaaattaatttctatcatTTGGGGGAGAGAAATTTAGCAATTTATCTTCGGCAAGCAAGTTATGCAGTTAAATTGCAAGCATAGAATTTAACTCTAATAaacagaattattatttaactgtcTCATCGTGGCGATATATTCGCTGAATTCTCGGACGCAACCGCTCCAACGGATATTAATTTCAGCGAAACGGAAATCGAAGGCACTATCGTGCAACGCGTCCTGGAAATGGACATACCTGATAACACCGCGTCGCGCCTTCAGAACGTTCCTGCTGGACGTGTGCACGTGATGTACCCGACCGTTTTTGGTACTGGCGACTAGACCGGGTCCTGCGAGGGTCGCGCTGCTTTTCCAAAGACCTATGGCGATCCTGGTATAGAGATAACTCATGAGGAACAGCGGCAGGAGGTAGAGGAAAATGAGATTCACCACGTCCAGAACGTTCTTGTTGTGCTTCTTGATATTGGCTATGCAGATGATGTCGACGTCGCCGTTGCTGAGCCGATTGCTGATGGTTTCAACGTAGAAAAATCTAGGCGAGGCGTACACCGCCGCCAGGATCCATACCACACCTATCACCAACCTGAGGCGTCTTCTGGTCAGCATGGACCGGCACTTGATAGGATGGCAGATGGCCAGGTAACGCTCAGTGCACACTACCACGAGAATTAGTATGCTGGCGGTGTATGAGAGCGCGTGCACGAACATGTACACCTTGCAAAAGAAATCGCCAAACTGCCAGCTGTTCATCAAGTAGTTGGTGAGCGTCTGGTAGACGCAGAAGATGCCTACGCAAAAATCCGCCACCGCCAGATTTGCCAGGAAGAAATTTGTGATGCTGCGCAACCGACGGGAGAACGTCACCACAAAAATCACCATAAGATTGCctgaaacataaaaattgaaGTATCTCGTTATTAAAGTATGgatataaattcataaatttatcgaaaaattaaatacattaaatattttaaacattttttaaatttagaatcaaagaaataattacaatagcaaaagtaaacatatttaatgacaatatttcatattgtaattctatataattgtaatttcaattctttttacaaTCTATTGGCATTTTCTGCAGAACAGAATCTGTGTGCAGTTATATGCAGCAAAATTGAGTCAGATATGCAA contains the following coding sequences:
- the LOC105204861 gene encoding trissin receptor isoform X2, with translation MVPYEISNNESYINNETLLYNVSLNEDYIFDRTDVKVIFITLYTIVFVCCFFGNLMVIFVVTFSRRLRSITNFFLANLAVADFCVGIFCVYQTLTNYLMNSWQFGDFFCKVYMFVHALSYTASILILVVVCTERYLAICHPIKCRSMLTRRRLRLVIGVVWILAAVYASPRFFYVETISNRLSNGDVDIICIANIKKHNKNVLDVVNLIFLYLLPLFLMSYLYTRIAIGLWKSSATLAGPGLVASTKNGRVHHVHTSSRNVLKARRGVIRMLIAVVMMFAVCNLPQQARILWRHWGPNYDNTSDFSTLLTVSTFLISYTTSCLDPLLYAFLSRNFRKGMHELLHCEHSRNDGGTLAMACPSGDHNRHENGVSFHVPESSVVRLNSVHNRLSTARRTIIR
- the LOC105204861 gene encoding trissin receptor isoform X1, producing the protein MSILMYIVRSEESPGETAKQNAVMARTQIDFVDQDATRTLNDRNMVPYEISNNESYINNETLLYNVSLNEDYIFDRTDVKVIFITLYTIVFVCCFFGNLMVIFVVTFSRRLRSITNFFLANLAVADFCVGIFCVYQTLTNYLMNSWQFGDFFCKVYMFVHALSYTASILILVVVCTERYLAICHPIKCRSMLTRRRLRLVIGVVWILAAVYASPRFFYVETISNRLSNGDVDIICIANIKKHNKNVLDVVNLIFLYLLPLFLMSYLYTRIAIGLWKSSATLAGPGLVASTKNGRVHHVHTSSRNVLKARRGVIRMLIAVVMMFAVCNLPQQARILWRHWGPNYDNTSDFSTLLTVSTFLISYTTSCLDPLLYAFLSRNFRKGMHELLHCEHSRNDGGTLAMACPSGDHNRHENGVSFHVPESSVVRLNSVHNRLSTARRTIIR